In Micromonospora sp. NBC_01813, the following are encoded in one genomic region:
- a CDS encoding peptide deformylase, with the protein MTSSSIDRAADVFAAELAQWRIDRAMTKKQLAARMGFDPSYISHVEGRRHRPTEDFARRAEAVLGAGGAIWQRYQEYDELRHSRTPAPLRDPPVPEQWMPPGTGLIVEQEVAALTYQDGYYHCTIRRALYNAGNEPVTRYLVRIAVDRYPDDPDRSNRHHRDHPLTFAELDLQAFCGSTQHREPMQWRKKHDRDAFKEVWVLFENSEGRFPLYPGQRATIEYTYRVGQEKWGHWFQRAVRLPTRQLTVRLDFPDAFDPQLWGVETSLSAEDAPLRTPLRRLQADGRTIFEWSTEAPLLNARYRLEWRFRAGPTGPTSSAGAPDATETRPPSRTSERMRAIGIVQRGAEMLRQPAQPFELPADESVALDTAARLRAMLARLDELHPFSKGVGLAAPQIGLPWAATVVRAPEPGAEPMILFNPRVVDSALDTDEQYEGCLSYFDVRGLVPRPLRIDVEHARLDGSRVITTFDRAMARLVAHEIDHLEGRLYVDRMPPGSSLVPVEEYRGSGQPWAY; encoded by the coding sequence ATGACCAGCTCGTCCATCGACCGTGCCGCAGACGTCTTCGCGGCGGAGCTTGCCCAGTGGCGCATCGACCGGGCGATGACCAAGAAGCAGCTGGCGGCCCGGATGGGTTTCGACCCGTCCTACATCAGCCACGTCGAAGGCCGCCGGCACCGCCCGACCGAGGACTTCGCCCGCCGAGCCGAGGCGGTGCTCGGTGCCGGCGGCGCCATCTGGCAGCGCTACCAGGAGTACGACGAGCTTCGGCACAGCCGCACCCCCGCACCGCTACGGGACCCACCGGTCCCCGAACAGTGGATGCCGCCCGGCACCGGACTCATCGTCGAGCAGGAAGTCGCCGCCCTGACCTACCAGGACGGCTACTACCACTGCACCATCCGCCGGGCGCTGTACAACGCCGGAAACGAACCGGTGACCCGCTACCTGGTCCGGATCGCCGTCGACCGCTACCCCGACGATCCGGACCGGTCGAACCGGCACCACCGCGACCACCCCCTCACCTTCGCGGAGCTCGACCTGCAGGCGTTCTGCGGGTCGACCCAGCACCGTGAGCCGATGCAGTGGCGCAAGAAGCACGACCGGGACGCGTTCAAAGAGGTCTGGGTGCTCTTCGAGAACTCCGAGGGGCGCTTTCCGCTGTACCCCGGCCAGCGGGCCACGATCGAGTACACGTACCGGGTCGGGCAGGAAAAGTGGGGCCACTGGTTCCAACGCGCCGTCCGGCTACCCACCCGGCAGCTGACCGTACGGCTGGATTTCCCGGACGCGTTCGATCCACAGCTGTGGGGCGTCGAGACCTCGCTGTCGGCGGAGGACGCGCCGCTGCGTACCCCGCTCCGCCGCCTCCAGGCCGACGGCCGGACGATCTTCGAATGGTCGACCGAAGCCCCGCTGCTCAACGCCCGTTACCGGCTGGAGTGGCGGTTCCGGGCCGGACCGACCGGCCCGACCAGCTCGGCGGGTGCGCCCGACGCCACCGAGACCCGGCCGCCGAGCCGGACAAGCGAACGGATGCGGGCGATCGGGATCGTCCAGCGGGGTGCCGAGATGCTCCGGCAGCCCGCGCAGCCGTTCGAGTTGCCGGCCGACGAGTCGGTCGCCCTGGACACCGCCGCCCGGCTGCGGGCCATGCTCGCCCGGCTCGACGAACTGCACCCGTTCAGCAAGGGCGTGGGACTCGCCGCGCCGCAGATCGGGCTGCCGTGGGCCGCCACGGTGGTCCGCGCACCGGAGCCCGGTGCCGAGCCGATGATCCTGTTCAACCCCCGGGTGGTCGACTCGGCGCTGGACACCGACGAGCAGTACGAAGGCTGCCTGTCCTACTTCGATGTGCGCGGACTGGTGCCGCGTCCGTTGCGGATCGACGTCGAGCACGCCCGGTTGGACGGCAGCCGGGTGATCACGACGTTCGACCGGGCGATGGCCCGGCTGGTCGCGCACGAGATCGACCATCTGGAAGGCCGGCTGTACGTGGACCGGATGCCGCCCGGGTCGAGCCTGGTGCCGGTCGAGGAGTACCGGGGCAGCGGACAACCCTGGGCATACTGA
- a CDS encoding YbhB/YbcL family Raf kinase inhibitor-like protein — MNLDRPVAPSPYDLLPPVDSFTLTSTDIVDGEPIGKTHIFTGAGGENLSPQLSWSGFPPQTKGFVVTCYDPDAPTGCGFWHWLLVNLPVSVTELAQGVGAEPGTAAAGAFSVRNDFGNARYDGCAPPPADRPHRYIFAVHAIDVEELALGPDATPAYVGFNLTFHTLARATLTATYQNVG; from the coding sequence ATGAACCTGGACCGACCTGTCGCACCCAGCCCGTACGACCTGCTTCCGCCGGTCGACTCGTTCACGCTGACCAGCACGGACATCGTCGACGGCGAGCCGATCGGCAAGACGCACATCTTCACCGGAGCCGGCGGGGAGAACCTCTCGCCGCAGCTGTCCTGGTCAGGCTTCCCGCCGCAGACCAAGGGGTTCGTGGTCACCTGCTACGACCCGGACGCGCCGACCGGCTGCGGATTCTGGCACTGGCTGCTGGTCAACCTGCCCGTCTCGGTGACCGAGTTGGCCCAGGGCGTCGGGGCCGAGCCGGGCACGGCGGCAGCGGGCGCGTTCAGCGTACGCAATGATTTTGGGAACGCCCGTTACGACGGCTGCGCGCCGCCGCCGGCTGACCGGCCGCATCGTTACATCTTCGCCGTGCACGCGATCGACGTCGAGGAGCTCGCCCTCGGGCCGGACGCCACACCGGCGTACGTCGGTTTCAACCTGACCTTCCACACGCTGGCGCGGGCGACCCTGACGGCGACCTACCAGAACGTGGGCTGA
- a CDS encoding MMPL family transporter: protein MATLLYRLGRTAFRKRHLVVAIWLIALVALGSAALAFRGPTASNFSIPGTESQEALDLLAEQFPQASGASGTIVIAAPEGEQLTTAEGQSAVLAVVVEANELPGVVGALDPFQTGSVSQDGRYALVTVQFAEQGDEVTAEQREAYEAVGAPARDAGYQVAHGGEVMNTEPHVGSQEAIGVAIALVVLIITFGSLVAAGMTMLNALIGVGAGMAGLFALSSVVSLTSTAPVLALMLGLAVGIDYSLFITSRHRQNLLEGFEPEEAAARAVGTAGSAVVFAGVTVVIALAGLSIVGIPFLTVMGLAAAGTVSVAVLVAITLQPALLGYAGRRVLPRGKRAAQPTAESATAAEPSANGVEKESFGFRWARLLVKWRIPVILVGVVGLGALAIPAADMRIALPDASTAPVGSSERTASDLTTAGFGPGFNGRLLMVVSADSAEDTTAAAAQVTGVVQGVDGVLVVTPPQPSQDGRTAILAVVPSTGPTDVETEELVEQIRSEIAVLGLEPGNDDGPAEVALTGATAVGIDVSDKLSDALPVYLLLVVGLSILLLMLVFRSILVPVKAAAGFLLTVGATFGITVAVFQWGWLSGLVGLNSSGPLVSFLPILLIGILFGLAMDYEVFLVSRMREDFVHGDTATQATINGMGHGARVVTAAGLIMAAVFGGFVLLDDPVIKSMGFALAIGVLIDAFVVRMTIVPAVMSLLGNSGWWLPKWLARALPNVDIEGEQLRLRLAAERDSQLVSAGAGTDRP, encoded by the coding sequence ATGGCCACCTTGCTCTACCGGCTCGGCCGGACCGCCTTTCGAAAGCGACACCTGGTCGTCGCGATCTGGTTGATCGCCCTGGTGGCGCTCGGCTCGGCCGCGCTCGCCTTCCGCGGGCCGACCGCCAGCAACTTCAGCATCCCCGGCACCGAATCCCAGGAGGCGCTGGACCTGCTCGCGGAGCAGTTCCCGCAAGCCAGCGGCGCCAGCGGCACGATCGTGATCGCCGCCCCCGAAGGCGAGCAGCTCACCACCGCCGAAGGCCAGTCCGCCGTACTCGCGGTGGTCGTGGAGGCGAACGAACTGCCCGGCGTCGTCGGTGCCCTCGACCCGTTCCAGACCGGATCGGTATCCCAGGACGGGCGGTACGCGCTGGTCACCGTCCAGTTCGCCGAGCAGGGCGACGAGGTGACCGCCGAGCAGCGCGAGGCGTACGAGGCGGTCGGTGCCCCGGCCCGCGACGCCGGCTACCAGGTGGCCCACGGCGGCGAGGTGATGAACACCGAACCGCACGTCGGCTCGCAGGAGGCGATCGGCGTCGCGATCGCCCTGGTCGTCCTGATCATCACGTTCGGTTCACTGGTCGCGGCCGGGATGACGATGCTGAACGCGCTGATCGGCGTCGGTGCCGGCATGGCCGGTCTGTTCGCGCTGAGCAGCGTCGTCAGCCTCACCTCCACCGCTCCGGTGTTGGCGCTGATGCTCGGTCTCGCGGTCGGTATCGACTACTCGCTGTTCATCACCTCCCGACACCGGCAGAACCTGCTCGAAGGGTTCGAGCCGGAGGAGGCCGCCGCCCGGGCGGTCGGCACCGCGGGCTCCGCCGTCGTGTTCGCCGGCGTCACCGTCGTCATCGCGCTCGCCGGGCTTTCGATCGTCGGAATCCCGTTCCTGACCGTGATGGGTCTCGCCGCCGCCGGCACGGTGAGCGTCGCCGTCCTGGTCGCGATCACGCTGCAGCCGGCGCTGCTCGGCTACGCCGGCCGCCGGGTGCTGCCGCGCGGCAAGCGCGCCGCGCAGCCGACCGCCGAGTCGGCCACCGCGGCCGAGCCGTCCGCAAACGGTGTGGAGAAGGAGTCCTTCGGCTTCCGCTGGGCCCGCCTGCTGGTGAAGTGGCGGATCCCGGTGATCCTGGTCGGTGTGGTCGGTCTCGGTGCCCTGGCGATACCTGCCGCCGACATGCGGATCGCGCTGCCCGACGCCAGCACCGCGCCGGTCGGCAGCAGCGAGCGGACCGCCTCCGACCTGACCACCGCCGGCTTCGGGCCGGGCTTCAACGGCCGGCTGCTGATGGTGGTCTCCGCTGACTCGGCCGAGGACACCACCGCGGCCGCCGCCCAGGTGACCGGCGTCGTGCAGGGCGTCGACGGGGTGCTGGTGGTGACTCCGCCGCAGCCCAGCCAGGACGGCCGCACCGCGATCCTGGCGGTCGTGCCGTCGACCGGCCCGACCGACGTGGAAACCGAGGAACTGGTCGAACAGATCCGCAGCGAGATCGCCGTACTCGGGTTGGAACCGGGCAACGACGACGGCCCGGCCGAGGTGGCGTTGACCGGCGCCACCGCCGTCGGTATCGACGTGTCCGACAAGCTCTCCGACGCGCTGCCCGTCTACCTGCTGCTGGTGGTCGGACTGTCGATCCTGCTGCTGATGCTGGTGTTCCGGTCGATCCTGGTGCCGGTCAAGGCCGCCGCCGGCTTCCTGCTCACCGTCGGCGCGACGTTCGGCATCACGGTCGCGGTGTTCCAGTGGGGCTGGCTGTCCGGCCTGGTCGGCCTGAACAGCTCCGGTCCGCTGGTGAGCTTCCTGCCGATCCTGCTCATCGGCATCCTGTTCGGTCTCGCCATGGACTACGAGGTGTTCCTGGTGTCCCGGATGCGGGAGGACTTCGTGCACGGCGACACCGCCACCCAGGCCACGATCAACGGGATGGGGCACGGGGCCCGGGTGGTCACCGCCGCCGGGTTGATCATGGCTGCGGTCTTCGGCGGGTTCGTGCTGCTCGACGACCCGGTGATCAAGTCGATGGGCTTCGCGCTGGCGATCGGGGTGCTGATCGACGCGTTCGTGGTCCGGATGACGATCGTGCCGGCGGTGATGTCGCTGCTCGGCAACTCCGGCTGGTGGCTGCCCAAGTGGCTGGCCCGCGCCCTGCCCAACGTGGACATCGAGGGTGAGCAGCTGCGGCTGCGGTTGGCCGCCGAGCGCGACTCCCAGTTGGTGTCCGCCGGCGCTGGCACCGACCGGCCCTGA
- a CDS encoding TetR/AcrR family transcriptional regulator, whose product MTTTMQASRSGSGRAELREQILDVAARRFDVVGFRGTSLQDIAAEVGCAKASLLYHFDSKDAILAALMKPAVASMVELDQRLSGLDDEAARQAAIDGFIDLCLRYRRQIGVLYAEIPQMLRQPAFCDLEQMIDRLLDALSGRSTELESRFAALVVLAGISAARAKHLDLTDDELRPMLARIIDRTLGRPQQAHH is encoded by the coding sequence GTGACCACTACGATGCAGGCCAGCCGGAGCGGCAGCGGCCGGGCAGAGCTGCGTGAGCAGATCCTCGACGTGGCGGCCCGGCGATTCGACGTGGTCGGCTTCCGGGGCACCTCGCTGCAGGACATCGCCGCCGAGGTGGGGTGCGCCAAGGCGTCGCTGCTCTACCACTTCGACAGCAAGGACGCGATCCTCGCCGCCCTGATGAAGCCGGCGGTCGCCAGCATGGTCGAGCTGGACCAGCGGCTGAGCGGACTCGACGACGAGGCCGCCCGGCAGGCCGCGATCGACGGTTTCATCGACCTCTGCCTGCGTTACCGGCGGCAGATCGGGGTGCTGTACGCCGAGATTCCGCAGATGTTGCGCCAACCCGCCTTTTGCGACCTGGAGCAGATGATCGACCGGCTGCTCGACGCTCTCTCCGGCCGCTCCACCGAACTGGAGAGCCGATTCGCCGCCCTGGTCGTGCTGGCGGGGATTTCCGCGGCCCGGGCCAAGCATCTCGACCTCACCGACGATGAACTCCGCCCGATGCTGGCCCGGATCATCGACCGGACACTCGGCAGACCGCAGCAAGCCCACCACTGA
- a CDS encoding TetR/AcrR family transcriptional regulator codes for MAADDETRPTRKYRSAVREESARRTRRAIVDAARDLFVERGYAGASLADVAAVAGVARPTVFAAFGSKPALLRQVLDEALAGDDEPVPVGERPWYQPVRLADTSEGVLDAYAEVCRLIGGRTAQIFETVRQAADDAEDVAGVWETLLRNRRIGATGVVGRLRDLGPLRHGSNLDRSVDLVWFYNDPAHYGSLVLRCGWSETDFRDWLASQLKHALLPGG; via the coding sequence ATGGCAGCTGACGACGAGACCAGGCCGACCCGGAAGTACCGATCAGCGGTACGGGAGGAGAGCGCCCGCCGGACCCGACGGGCGATCGTCGACGCCGCCCGGGATCTCTTCGTGGAACGCGGCTACGCCGGAGCCTCGCTCGCCGACGTCGCCGCCGTGGCCGGCGTCGCCCGCCCGACCGTCTTCGCCGCCTTCGGATCCAAGCCCGCGCTGCTGCGCCAGGTCCTCGACGAGGCACTGGCGGGCGACGACGAACCGGTGCCGGTCGGCGAGCGGCCCTGGTATCAACCGGTGCGCCTGGCCGACACCTCTGAGGGTGTCCTCGATGCGTACGCGGAGGTGTGCCGGCTGATCGGCGGCCGGACCGCGCAGATCTTCGAGACCGTACGGCAGGCGGCCGACGATGCCGAAGACGTCGCCGGAGTGTGGGAGACGTTGCTGCGCAACCGCCGGATCGGGGCCACGGGTGTGGTCGGACGACTGCGCGACCTGGGGCCGCTGCGGCACGGCTCCAACCTCGACCGCTCGGTGGATCTCGTCTGGTTCTACAACGACCCGGCGCACTACGGCAGCCTGGTGCTGCGCTGCGGCTGGAGCGAGACGGACTTCCGGGACTGGCTGGCCAGCCAGCTGAAGCACGCGTTGCTGCCGGGCGGGTAG
- a CDS encoding DUF3558 family protein yields the protein MPGPPVGTAHPQRPGPPHRLLVGLATALLVATASACTADSSTQSADPGDQPPAGAANDQPAGSASQPAVDACTLLTADEVTPIIGTHDGGGPGAGVGESVCVWENPDTYHSVTVSIGGAGTAASGELPAESAYGETEPGPDGIRFAPGGIAEFIVGDRASEVQVVAPNADRAVTVELIALVRSRL from the coding sequence ATGCCAGGACCACCTGTCGGCACCGCACACCCGCAACGACCCGGGCCACCACACCGGCTCCTGGTCGGCCTCGCGACGGCGCTGCTGGTCGCGACGGCCTCGGCCTGCACCGCAGACAGCTCGACGCAATCGGCCGACCCCGGCGACCAGCCGCCGGCCGGGGCGGCCAACGACCAGCCGGCCGGGTCGGCAAGCCAGCCGGCCGTCGACGCCTGCACGCTACTCACCGCCGACGAGGTCACCCCGATCATCGGTACGCACGACGGCGGCGGACCCGGTGCCGGGGTCGGCGAAAGCGTCTGCGTGTGGGAGAACCCCGACACCTACCACTCCGTGACAGTGAGCATCGGCGGCGCCGGCACGGCCGCGTCCGGCGAACTGCCCGCCGAATCGGCGTACGGCGAAACCGAACCCGGCCCGGACGGCATCCGGTTCGCCCCCGGCGGCATCGCCGAGTTCATCGTCGGCGACCGGGCCAGCGAGGTCCAGGTGGTCGCCCCCAACGCCGACCGTGCCGTCACAGTGGAGTTGATCGCCCTGGTCAGGAGTCGACTGTGA
- a CDS encoding G5 domain-containing protein, with translation MTNPSYHPNQLPPTTAAAGGAGFSPGKKVAAILGGVLLTSVLFCCGGLAAIGAFAPEPEPTAATLDAAGSTGRTGDGSVSSRTGTTAPDDAGTPSPTPSASPSPTPSPTPSPTALSPTAPSPTPPAVRQPKVETKTVTETQQIPFQEKRVNDATLAKGSTKVQTNGVAGVKKLTYQVTLTDGVQTGKRLVSEQVTKQPVTKVILVGTKVVQQCDPNYTGACVPIASDVDCAGGSGNGPAYVQGPVRVVGSDIYDLDRDGDGVACE, from the coding sequence GTGACCAATCCGTCGTACCACCCAAACCAACTGCCGCCGACCACCGCTGCGGCCGGCGGTGCCGGCTTCAGCCCCGGGAAGAAGGTCGCCGCCATCCTCGGCGGCGTACTGCTGACGTCCGTCCTGTTCTGCTGCGGCGGGCTCGCGGCGATCGGCGCGTTCGCCCCGGAGCCGGAACCGACGGCGGCAACACTCGACGCAGCCGGCTCGACCGGGCGTACCGGCGATGGCAGCGTCTCGTCGCGGACCGGCACCACCGCGCCGGACGACGCCGGCACCCCGAGCCCTACCCCGTCAGCGTCGCCGTCACCGACGCCGAGCCCCACCCCGTCGCCGACCGCACTGTCGCCGACCGCACCGTCACCGACCCCGCCAGCGGTACGCCAGCCGAAGGTGGAGACGAAGACGGTCACCGAGACCCAGCAGATTCCGTTCCAGGAGAAGCGGGTCAACGACGCCACCCTGGCGAAGGGCAGCACGAAGGTGCAGACCAACGGGGTCGCCGGGGTCAAGAAGCTCACCTACCAGGTGACCTTGACCGACGGCGTGCAGACCGGCAAGCGGCTCGTGTCCGAGCAGGTCACCAAGCAGCCGGTGACCAAGGTGATCCTGGTTGGCACGAAGGTGGTCCAGCAGTGTGACCCCAACTACACCGGGGCCTGCGTGCCGATCGCGAGCGACGTGGACTGCGCGGGCGGCAGCGGCAACGGGCCGGCGTACGTGCAGGGACCGGTGCGGGTGGTCGGCTCGGACATCTACGACCTGGACCGCGACGGAGACGGCGTCGCCTGCGAGTAG
- a CDS encoding helix-turn-helix transcriptional regulator, with product MKLVALSDVAEMLGGVSRTRATEITNRSTFPAPVALVASGRMRIWDRDDVAEWIRTHRPTQQED from the coding sequence GTGAAGCTGGTCGCGCTGTCCGACGTCGCCGAGATGCTCGGCGGCGTATCGCGCACCCGCGCCACCGAAATCACCAACCGGTCGACCTTCCCGGCACCAGTCGCGCTCGTTGCCTCTGGCCGCATGCGGATCTGGGACCGCGACGACGTCGCCGAGTGGATCCGCACCCACCGCCCGACCCAGCAAGAAGACTGA
- a CDS encoding helix-turn-helix domain-containing protein: MIIIQRYGCQRRLRRRSRLLLTGAVSGGNSMSSTVGDNVGRLRRLRGLTQEQLAEAAGLAVETIQKLEQNKPGSPRMSTLRAIASALAVPTSALVGPAVAGLAAGPGSDDDKIALGLLRRALTPARGLSGMTVGHVSVSPPTVDGLQRSIAEIDRIYHGDDYASALARLPVLIGAARSLVDASSGDQRTTSAGQLAQAYQIAGTTLIQLRSFDLAHHALNLALDVADESGNELVAASVVTTMCWMLLRQGRFDEAEQLAVATADAVEPRFSRADPTRLAVWGWLMLRGSAAAIRDGRADDAGEMLDAASAAAARIGEQLPADVALRMPVTMGAFCAVTVEMKRVEMSVVAGDPVTALALAERVPPGSGRATSDNRNRHQLDRAWANAERGDLVEATRILSGLRAKSPTWLRHQRYAGDIVTTILTRRRRPVSQELAALADLLGAGS, encoded by the coding sequence TTGATCATCATTCAACGGTACGGTTGTCAGCGGCGGTTGAGGCGGCGGAGCCGGCTCCTGCTGACGGGCGCGGTTTCGGGAGGCAACTCGATGAGTTCGACGGTGGGCGACAACGTAGGGCGGCTACGTCGACTCAGAGGACTCACTCAGGAGCAGTTGGCAGAGGCTGCCGGCCTTGCGGTCGAGACAATCCAGAAGCTTGAGCAGAACAAGCCGGGATCACCACGGATGTCGACCTTGAGGGCAATCGCCAGCGCGCTTGCTGTGCCAACATCCGCACTCGTCGGCCCTGCTGTCGCAGGCTTGGCCGCCGGGCCCGGCTCGGATGACGACAAGATCGCACTTGGACTGCTGCGGCGGGCGCTGACTCCGGCACGCGGCTTGAGCGGGATGACTGTCGGTCATGTCTCGGTAAGTCCGCCGACAGTGGATGGGCTGCAGAGGTCGATTGCCGAGATCGACCGGATCTACCATGGCGACGATTACGCCAGCGCCTTGGCCCGGCTGCCGGTGCTGATCGGTGCAGCCCGCAGCCTTGTCGACGCGAGTTCCGGCGACCAGCGGACTACCAGCGCGGGGCAGCTTGCTCAGGCGTACCAGATTGCCGGGACGACCTTGATCCAGCTTCGGAGCTTCGATCTTGCCCACCATGCGCTGAATCTGGCGCTCGACGTCGCGGACGAGTCCGGAAACGAGCTGGTCGCTGCGTCAGTTGTCACCACGATGTGCTGGATGTTGCTCCGGCAGGGGCGGTTCGACGAGGCAGAGCAGTTGGCTGTCGCCACGGCGGATGCGGTGGAACCACGCTTCTCCCGCGCGGACCCGACCCGGCTGGCGGTCTGGGGCTGGCTCATGCTGCGCGGTTCGGCCGCCGCCATCCGCGATGGTCGCGCCGACGACGCCGGAGAAATGCTCGACGCCGCGAGCGCGGCAGCGGCCCGGATCGGCGAGCAGCTACCCGCCGACGTGGCTCTCCGCATGCCGGTGACTATGGGTGCCTTCTGCGCGGTGACCGTGGAGATGAAGCGGGTCGAGATGTCGGTCGTGGCGGGCGATCCCGTCACGGCGCTCGCGCTGGCGGAGCGCGTGCCGCCGGGAAGTGGCCGTGCCACGTCAGACAACCGCAATCGCCACCAACTCGACCGTGCCTGGGCCAACGCTGAACGCGGCGACCTGGTCGAAGCGACGCGCATTCTCTCCGGGCTCCGAGCGAAGTCGCCAACCTGGTTGCGGCATCAGCGGTACGCCGGAGACATCGTCACCACGATCCTGACTCGCCGGCGTCGGCCGGTCAGCCAGGAGCTAGCGGCGCTAGCCGACCTGCTCGGCGCGGGTTCCTGA
- the cutA gene encoding divalent-cation tolerance protein CutA translates to MSDYLQVSTAAESREAAVALARSAVGARLAGNAQVIGPVISVFWHLGNQGEGEEWQVLLNTTASRYQALERHLLTHHPWQKPQIIATAIVAGSAACLEWIKASTDDAAPGT, encoded by the coding sequence ATGAGCGACTATTTGCAGGTGTCGACTGCTGCCGAGTCACGCGAGGCTGCGGTGGCCCTGGCCAGATCGGCAGTAGGTGCCCGCCTGGCCGGAAACGCGCAAGTGATCGGTCCTGTCATCAGCGTCTTCTGGCATCTGGGCAACCAGGGTGAGGGCGAAGAGTGGCAGGTCCTACTCAACACGACGGCGAGCCGGTACCAAGCCCTGGAGCGGCATCTACTCACGCACCATCCCTGGCAGAAGCCGCAGATCATCGCCACCGCTATCGTGGCAGGATCAGCGGCGTGTCTGGAGTGGATCAAAGCATCGACGGACGACGCCGCGCCGGGCACGTGA
- a CDS encoding VOC family protein: MSTESERQAVGSLRAVAIDAPDIDRLATFYEQLAGWRRLTADDSDDDDGDWITLVTDDGWRIGLQQAVDHVPPVWPGQDRPQQAHLDFQVPDIDAAAERAQQLGARLLHRNEQWHTLADPAGHPFDLCLKADEPRTLVAGVMLDCPDAKALSHFYAQLLGRPVTSAADGTTMIGEEGAQPILFQQVEPYVAPRWPDPAYPQQIHLDVLVQDVDAAERAALGIGATRLDGACSNWRVYADPAGHPFCLIWLT, encoded by the coding sequence ATGAGCACCGAATCGGAGCGCCAAGCGGTCGGCTCGCTGCGGGCCGTGGCGATCGACGCCCCGGACATCGACCGCCTGGCCACGTTCTACGAGCAGCTCGCCGGCTGGCGACGCCTCACCGCCGACGATAGCGACGACGATGACGGTGACTGGATCACGCTCGTCACCGATGACGGCTGGCGGATCGGCCTGCAGCAGGCCGTCGACCACGTACCGCCGGTTTGGCCGGGCCAGGACCGGCCGCAACAGGCCCACCTCGACTTCCAGGTGCCGGACATCGACGCGGCGGCCGAACGCGCCCAGCAACTCGGCGCCAGACTGCTACACCGCAACGAACAGTGGCACACCCTCGCCGACCCGGCCGGCCATCCGTTCGACCTGTGCCTGAAAGCCGATGAGCCGCGGACCCTCGTGGCGGGCGTCATGCTCGACTGCCCGGACGCCAAGGCGCTGAGTCACTTCTACGCCCAGCTGCTCGGCAGACCGGTGACGTCTGCGGCGGACGGGACCACCATGATCGGCGAAGAGGGCGCACAGCCCATCCTGTTTCAGCAGGTCGAGCCGTACGTCGCACCTCGCTGGCCGGATCCGGCGTACCCGCAGCAGATCCACCTCGACGTGCTGGTCCAGGACGTGGACGCCGCCGAACGGGCTGCCCTCGGCATCGGCGCCACCCGACTCGACGGTGCCTGCTCGAACTGGCGCGTCTACGCCGACCCCGCCGGCCACCCGTTCTGCCTGATCTGGCTGACCTGA